The DNA segment CCGCGAGTTCGGTCCGCTGCTCCGCGGTAAGTTCCACGGACTCATTGGTGAACAGAGTGACCTTCTCGCTCCACTGGCGCCACAGCTGTGCCTGGTGCAGGGAGGCGGCACCGCTGGCGATCAGACCAATCTCCTTGTCGCGGACCTCATAGCCGTGGCAGTAGGCGCAGTGCAGCACGTCCACGCCCCAGCGGGCGGCCAGCCCGGGAATGCCAGGCAGCTCGTCGGCGACACCGGTGGCCACCAGCACCCTCCTGGCGTCGACGGTGGTCTCGTCCGCGAGGGTGACCCGCAGGCCGGTCTCGCTGACACGTTCCACGCCGATCACGGTGGCGTCGCGGATCGTGCCGCCGTACTGCTCGACCTCGGAGCGGCCGATGGCCAGCAGCTCGCGCGGGTTGACCCCTTCACGTCCGAGATAGCTGTGTACCTGGGTGGCGGGGGCATTTCGGGGTGTGCCTGCGTCGATGACCAGGACGTCGCGCCGGGCACGGCCCAATGTCACTGCCGCCGCCAGGCCCGCCGGGCCTCCACCAATGATGACTACGTCGTAAGTGCTCATACTGATGACAGTGCGGCTGCCCCGGGCGTGTCGTGAAGCCTTCATGCTGGAACGGCAACTCGGCGGCCTGGAATCAAGCTCAGGTCTGGAGAAAACCCCGAGACGCCACGGGCTCCGAGCATAG comes from the Streptomyces sp. NBC_01471 genome and includes:
- a CDS encoding NAD(P)/FAD-dependent oxidoreductase; translation: MSTYDVVIIGGGPAGLAAAVTLGRARRDVLVIDAGTPRNAPATQVHSYLGREGVNPRELLAIGRSEVEQYGGTIRDATVIGVERVSETGLRVTLADETTVDARRVLVATGVADELPGIPGLAARWGVDVLHCAYCHGYEVRDKEIGLIASGAASLHQAQLWRQWSEKVTLFTNESVELTAEQRTELAARQIAVVPGKVTGIEVTGDALSGVRVGDSVITVQAAVVFPVSVAKVDSLLEGLGLKAEEKDMDGQVIGATLPADPQIGATAVPGVWAAGNVRGHRAQVIDAAAQGGLTGAMMNIDLVSEDVRHAVTTHSAAR